A stretch of Methanobrevibacter sp. YE315 DNA encodes these proteins:
- the frhB gene encoding coenzyme F420 hydrogenase subunit beta, whose amino-acid sequence MVLGTYKEAVSARSTDSKILDVSQDGGIVSALLCYALDEGIIEGAVVAGTPDEDWRPVPTVVTSADEVIAAAGTKYSMSPTLSALKEATRQYGLEKVGVVATPCQTQGLRKAQAYPFTRFVAEKVKLIIGIYCMENFPMASLDTFATAKLGFDSLQDATKMDIGKGKFWLTKDGEDNGLAIKETHGYEQAGCNICNDYVCEWADVSTGSVGSPDGWSTVLTRTDDGASVFNAAVEAGLIETKPMDEVKPGLPLLEKLAKGKKDKNNAERERRAKMGVKVPTIY is encoded by the coding sequence ATGGTATTAGGTACTTATAAAGAAGCAGTATCTGCAAGATCTACTGATAGTAAAATATTAGATGTATCACAAGATGGTGGTATTGTATCTGCATTACTCTGTTACGCACTCGATGAAGGTATCATTGAAGGTGCTGTTGTAGCTGGAACTCCTGATGAAGACTGGAGACCTGTTCCTACTGTAGTAACTTCCGCTGATGAAGTAATTGCAGCTGCAGGAACTAAATACTCCATGTCCCCAACTTTATCTGCATTAAAAGAAGCAACACGTCAATACGGATTAGAAAAAGTTGGTGTAGTAGCAACTCCATGTCAAACCCAAGGTTTAAGAAAAGCACAAGCATATCCATTTACTAGATTCGTCGCTGAAAAAGTTAAATTAATCATCGGTATCTACTGTATGGAAAACTTCCCTATGGCTTCTCTTGATACCTTTGCAACAGCTAAATTAGGATTTGACAGCTTACAAGATGCAACTAAAATGGACATTGGTAAAGGTAAATTCTGGTTAACCAAAGATGGCGAAGACAACGGTTTAGCTATTAAAGAAACCCACGGTTACGAACAAGCTGGATGTAACATCTGTAATGATTACGTTTGTGAATGGGCTGACGTATCCACTGGTTCTGTAGGATCTCCTGACGGTTGGTCTACTGTTTTAACCAGAACCGACGATGGTGCTAGTGTATTCAATGCTGCTGTTGAAGCAGGTTTAATTGAAACCAAACCAATGGACGAAGTAAAACCTGGTCTTCCTTTACTTGAAAAATTAGCTAAAGGTAAAAAAGACAAAAACAATGCAGAACGTGAAAGAAGAGCTAAAATGGGAGTTAAAGTCCCTACAATCTACTAA
- the frhG gene encoding coenzyme F420 hydrogenase subunit gamma, producing MFEKLKKAFGGSKDEAAPKVEEKVEAAVETPVEAAPEAAPEAAPAKPRIGYIHLSGCTGDAMSLTENYDILSTVLTDMIDIVYGQTLVDKWIHGTYAEEMPEMDLCLIEGSVCLQDEHSVHELLEARKKSGLIAAFGSCAVTGCFTTFARGGQQAQPKHESFLPISSLVKVDLALPGCPVAPEVIAKAVVALCEGDLDYLKPAMDWAACDKGCGCDVLTNVIRQGLCTGCGTCALACPTRAMGFSEGRPSCDRDRCIKCGSCYMMCPRSWLPEGRIKKETGL from the coding sequence ATGTTTGAAAAATTGAAAAAAGCTTTTGGCGGCTCCAAAGACGAAGCTGCACCAAAAGTAGAAGAAAAAGTTGAAGCAGCTGTAGAAACACCTGTAGAAGCTGCTCCTGAAGCTGCTCCTGAAGCTGCTCCTGCAAAACCACGTATTGGTTACATACACTTAAGTGGTTGTACTGGGGATGCAATGTCTTTAACTGAAAACTACGACATTTTATCCACTGTTTTAACTGATATGATTGATATTGTTTACGGACAAACTTTGGTAGATAAATGGATTCACGGTACTTACGCTGAAGAAATGCCAGAAATGGACTTATGTTTAATTGAAGGTTCAGTTTGTTTACAAGATGAACACAGTGTTCACGAACTCTTAGAAGCAAGGAAAAAATCCGGTTTAATCGCCGCATTTGGTTCTTGTGCTGTAACCGGTTGTTTCACTACCTTTGCTCGTGGTGGACAACAAGCTCAACCTAAACACGAATCTTTCTTACCAATTAGTTCTTTAGTCAAAGTGGATTTAGCACTTCCTGGTTGTCCTGTAGCTCCTGAAGTTATCGCAAAAGCAGTTGTTGCATTATGCGAAGGAGACTTAGATTACTTAAAACCAGCAATGGATTGGGCTGCATGTGATAAAGGCTGTGGCTGTGATGTATTAACTAACGTAATCCGCCAAGGATTATGTACTGGTTGTGGAACTTGTGCTCTTGCTTGTCCAACTAGAGCAATGGGCTTTTCCGAAGGTAGACCTAGCTGTGATAGAGACAGATGTATTAAATGTGGATCTTGTTATATGATGTGTCCAAGGTCATGGTTACCTGAAGGAAGAATTAAAAAGGAAACAGGACTTTAG
- the frhD gene encoding coenzyme F420-reducing hydrogenase, FrhD protein, whose protein sequence is MPYNSDIIVIGCGNILFKDDGFGPIIINLLQKYADDKNDYYDPAVTAYVEDEFNKDILDDIKGKFENITLPDSVQFIDGGTAAPTNFFPLYSEYDWKKLIVVDVVEFNAEPGTVDTFNPNIMKIGKYDNPHGMTVEEPLQKISEKCEVVVVGCKPAEIPTPDVDMGLTEPVEKAIPEAIDIILNEIGVK, encoded by the coding sequence ATGCCTTATAATTCGGATATAATCGTAATTGGATGTGGAAATATCTTATTTAAAGATGATGGTTTCGGTCCAATAATTATTAATCTCTTACAAAAATATGCAGATGATAAAAACGATTATTATGATCCGGCTGTTACCGCTTATGTTGAAGATGAATTTAATAAGGATATTTTAGATGATATTAAAGGGAAATTTGAAAATATCACCTTACCTGACAGTGTTCAATTTATAGATGGAGGTACAGCAGCTCCTACCAATTTCTTCCCGTTGTATTCAGAATATGATTGGAAAAAATTGATTGTTGTTGATGTTGTAGAATTCAACGCAGAACCTGGAACTGTTGACACATTTAATCCTAATATTATGAAAATAGGAAAATATGACAATCCCCATGGAATGACTGTCGAAGAACCTCTTCAAAAAATTTCAGAAAAATGTGAAGTGGTTGTTGTTGGTTGTAAACCAGCTGAGATTCCAACTCCGGATGTGGATATGGGTTTAACAGAACCCGTAGAAAAGGCAATTCCTGAAGCTATAGATATTATTTTAAATGAAATCGGGGTAAAATAA
- the frhA gene encoding coenzyme F420 hydrogenase subunit alpha, translating into MKDRVVISPTTRQEGHAELVMEVDDEGIVTKGMYFSITPVRGLEKMVLNKAPETAPVLCQRICGVCPIPHTLASAEAMDMALGIEIPKAGKLLRKAVAAAHGINSAAIHHFLVAPDVVPEDKFVDAVNSVSEVRKNVQYVVDMIAGEGIHPSDIRVGGMARNITPFTKERLVERMTALKPKLEAHVEFIKNCVLEAGLPKDLGVVNQPLMAVDATYGSNDFDMDKFSEVLPEAWYDDPEIGKRGCSVIPLWEGTNVETGPRARMEKFSGFKDKGVVAQHAARADEMLKNFDACMEALDAIDPAAPANVSYDKRGTGELGFGVIEGPRGTDVHMAKVVEGKTQFYSAIVPTTWNIPTMGPATEGFHHELGPHVIRAYDPCLSCATHVMVVDDEDKSILKNEMVRI; encoded by the coding sequence TTGAAAGATAGAGTAGTTATATCTCCTACCACTCGTCAAGAAGGCCATGCCGAACTCGTCATGGAAGTTGATGATGAAGGGATAGTTACAAAAGGTATGTATTTTAGTATAACTCCTGTTAGGGGTTTAGAAAAGATGGTTCTTAACAAAGCTCCTGAAACAGCACCTGTTTTATGTCAAAGAATTTGTGGAGTATGTCCAATTCCACACACTTTAGCATCTGCAGAAGCTATGGACATGGCATTAGGAATTGAAATTCCTAAAGCTGGTAAATTGTTAAGAAAAGCTGTCGCTGCAGCACACGGTATTAACAGTGCAGCAATTCACCACTTCTTAGTTGCTCCGGATGTTGTCCCTGAGGACAAATTCGTAGATGCAGTTAACAGTGTAAGTGAAGTAAGAAAAAATGTTCAATATGTTGTAGACATGATTGCCGGTGAAGGTATCCACCCATCCGATATTAGGGTTGGAGGAATGGCAAGAAACATTACACCATTCACCAAAGAAAGATTAGTTGAAAGAATGACTGCTTTAAAACCAAAACTTGAAGCACATGTTGAATTTATTAAAAACTGTGTTCTTGAAGCTGGTTTACCTAAAGATTTAGGTGTTGTTAATCAACCATTAATGGCAGTTGATGCAACTTATGGTAGCAACGATTTCGATATGGACAAATTCTCAGAAGTATTACCTGAAGCATGGTATGATGACCCAGAAATAGGTAAAAGAGGATGTTCAGTAATTCCATTATGGGAAGGTACTAATGTCGAAACTGGTCCAAGAGCAAGAATGGAAAAATTCTCTGGATTTAAAGACAAAGGTGTAGTTGCTCAACACGCAGCTCGTGCTGACGAAATGTTGAAAAACTTTGATGCTTGTATGGAAGCATTAGATGCAATTGATCCTGCAGCACCTGCAAATGTATCTTACGATAAAAGAGGAACTGGTGAACTTGGATTTGGTGTCATTGAAGGTCCTAGAGGAACTGATGTACATATGGCAAAAGTTGTTGAAGGAAAAACTCAATTCTACTCAGCAATTGTACCAACTACTTGGAATATTCCAACCATGGGTCCTGCAACTGAAGGATTCCACCATGAGTTAGGTCCACATGTAATCAGAGCTTACGATCCATGTTTATCCTGTGCAACTCATGTAATGGTAGTTGACGATGAAGACAAATCCATTCTCAAAAATGAAATGGTGAGAATCTAA
- a CDS encoding TIGR00375 family protein, with protein MLVNADFHVHSCFSMASSKDMLIKNMAPKSKLKGLQLLGTGDAFHPGWLDIIDETTEYSGDGIYTFDDMDFVLTTEVEGKNRIHHVIIIPDMDIARELSQKLPSKNKDIDGRPKTRLDGAELFELVKEYDCLIGPAHAFTPWTGMYKSYDSIYDCYEKKVDFVELGLSADTFMADCVEELKDFPFLTNSDAHSPWPHRLGREFNQIELEDMSFSSIKKAFKHKDIKANYGLIPNLGKYHMTACTKCYKLIDPLLAKENRMKCSCGGTIKKGVDFRISEIADFNEPHHPDFRPKYVHLMPLAELISTVYDKGVTTKTVQGKWQRLVDEFGTEIDVLINVSLDSIKRIDQNIASVIESFRNNSIDVIPGGGGQYGKILFDNELNDKKAEKITTLDNF; from the coding sequence ATGTTAGTAAATGCAGATTTTCATGTTCACAGCTGCTTTTCAATGGCATCCTCAAAGGATATGCTGATAAAAAACATGGCTCCAAAATCCAAATTGAAGGGATTGCAGCTTTTAGGCACAGGAGATGCCTTCCATCCTGGATGGCTGGATATTATTGATGAAACAACAGAATATTCGGGAGATGGAATCTACACATTTGATGACATGGATTTTGTTTTGACAACCGAAGTGGAAGGAAAAAACAGGATTCATCATGTAATTATCATTCCGGATATGGATATTGCCCGCGAACTGTCACAAAAATTGCCTTCTAAAAACAAGGACATTGATGGAAGACCTAAAACAAGATTGGATGGTGCTGAACTTTTTGAGCTTGTTAAGGAATATGATTGTCTAATAGGTCCTGCACATGCATTCACTCCATGGACTGGAATGTATAAGTCATATGACAGCATTTATGACTGCTATGAAAAAAAGGTCGACTTTGTTGAATTGGGTCTGTCCGCCGATACGTTCATGGCGGATTGTGTCGAAGAACTTAAGGACTTCCCATTTTTGACTAATTCTGATGCACATTCCCCCTGGCCGCATAGATTGGGAAGGGAATTCAACCAAATAGAACTTGAAGACATGTCCTTTTCTTCAATTAAGAAAGCATTTAAGCATAAGGATATTAAAGCAAACTATGGACTAATACCTAATTTGGGAAAGTATCACATGACTGCATGCACTAAATGCTATAAATTAATTGATCCGTTGCTGGCCAAGGAAAACAGGATGAAATGCAGTTGCGGAGGAACAATCAAAAAAGGTGTGGATTTTAGAATTTCTGAAATTGCCGATTTCAATGAACCTCATCATCCGGATTTCAGACCGAAATATGTTCACTTAATGCCGTTAGCCGAACTGATATCAACTGTTTATGATAAGGGGGTAACAACCAAAACGGTTCAAGGCAAATGGCAAAGGCTGGTCGATGAATTTGGAACAGAAATCGATGTTTTAATAAATGTTTCATTGGACAGTATAAAAAGAATTGACCAGAATATAGCTTCAGTCATCGAATCATTTAGAAATAATTCTATTGATGTCATTCCCGGTGGAGGGGGTCAATACGGGAAAATATTGTTTGATAATGAATTGAACGATAAAAAAGCAGAAAAAATCACAACTTTGGATAATTTTTAA
- a CDS encoding DUF2112 family protein, with protein MNVIVVPDASMIVIPLIEKNGHTYLSPSNFSRYDNMDICEGNFTFDNLITKYSSSELPSGVRGRLFLFSKIIPDADAAIIIGKRPRYRERMYDSLNDLILFGGNACNNAHSLEVKIVEDLNIPTLKLAFPTNQKELIDLIDKTNHFLKNLENIQGTVNCDNLSADLSVKKQKASVIDVKKTLDNLI; from the coding sequence ATGAACGTTATAGTAGTGCCCGACGCTTCAATGATTGTAATTCCATTAATCGAAAAGAATGGACATACTTACTTATCCCCTTCAAATTTTTCCAGATATGACAATATGGATATATGTGAGGGCAATTTTACTTTTGATAATTTAATTACCAAATATTCTTCAAGCGAACTTCCTTCAGGTGTTAGGGGAAGACTTTTTTTATTTTCAAAAATAATACCTGATGCCGATGCGGCCATAATTATCGGAAAAAGGCCTAGATATCGTGAAAGGATGTATGATTCTTTGAATGATTTGATTCTGTTTGGGGGAAATGCCTGCAATAATGCCCATAGTCTTGAAGTTAAAATAGTCGAAGATTTAAATATTCCCACTTTAAAATTGGCTTTTCCAACAAATCAAAAGGAATTGATAGATCTAATAGATAAAACAAATCATTTTTTGAAAAATTTAGAAAACATCCAGGGAACTGTTAATTGTGATAATTTAAGTGCAGATTTATCTGTTAAAAAACAGAAAGCATCTGTTATCGATGTTAAAAAGACATTGGATAATTTAATATAA
- a CDS encoding proteasome assembly chaperone family protein, whose translation MNAAEINILEEIELENPIFIEALPGLGHVGKLAADHMIDELEATKFAEIYSPTFPPQVIIKEDGIIKNMLNELYYLKDVGEDNLDLIILVGNTQALSPEGQYLICKDILEFVKGFGITRIFTLGGMAIPQPVENPRVFGAATDEANIELLKEADIEIRSNDGGIVGASGLFLGLGVRQGIQGSCLMGETPGYFIDAESAEAILKKLSLLLNFEINTDKLDERAEETRQMIAKAQQMEQDLINKANAGNADDLRYIG comes from the coding sequence TTGAATGCTGCTGAAATAAACATTTTAGAAGAAATTGAGCTGGAAAACCCTATTTTCATTGAAGCATTACCTGGTCTTGGACATGTTGGTAAATTGGCCGCCGATCATATGATTGATGAATTGGAAGCTACTAAATTTGCTGAAATTTATTCTCCAACTTTCCCTCCTCAAGTCATTATCAAAGAGGATGGAATAATTAAGAATATGCTTAATGAGTTATATTATTTGAAGGATGTTGGTGAAGACAATTTGGATTTAATTATTCTTGTCGGCAATACTCAGGCATTATCTCCTGAAGGCCAATATCTGATTTGCAAGGATATATTGGAATTCGTTAAAGGATTTGGCATTACTAGAATCTTCACACTTGGTGGAATGGCTATTCCACAGCCTGTTGAAAATCCTAGGGTTTTTGGTGCCGCTACAGATGAAGCCAATATTGAACTGCTAAAAGAAGCTGATATTGAAATCAGGTCCAATGATGGTGGAATCGTGGGTGCTTCAGGACTCTTTTTAGGCTTAGGGGTTCGTCAAGGAATTCAAGGGTCTTGCCTTATGGGTGAAACTCCAGGTTATTTCATTGATGCAGAATCTGCCGAAGCCATATTGAAAAAGTTATCATTATTGCTTAATTTTGAAATCAATACTGATAAATTGGATGAAAGGGCTGAAGAAACCAGACAAATGATTGCAAAAGCTCAACAAATGGAACAGGATTTGATTAATAAAGCTAATGCAGGAAATGCAGATGATTTAAGGTATATTGGTTAA
- a CDS encoding RNA-protein complex protein Nop10, translated as MKMKMNKCPECGIYTLKDACPKCGGELKVIYPPKFSVEDKYGKYRRILKKESMKE; from the coding sequence ATGAAAATGAAAATGAATAAATGTCCTGAATGTGGGATTTATACTTTAAAGGATGCCTGCCCTAAATGTGGCGGCGAACTTAAGGTAATCTATCCTCCCAAATTTTCAGTTGAGGATAAATACGGTAAATACCGTAGGATATTAAAAAAAGAATCAATGAAGGAGTAA
- a CDS encoding translation initiation factor IF-2 subunit alpha, which produces MVRKSQEWPDEGELIVGTVYKVLNYGAFAKLEEYQGKEAFIHISEVSSGWVKNIRDHVRENQKIVCRVLRVNPKKGHVDASLKRIREDQRTKKIQHWKIEQKAEKFLELSAKSLDKTLDEAYDEVGYELMDIFGDVYGAFETASDEGAESLTEEGIPQEWADAITEVAKKNITPPEVHISGYVDIETFVPNGVEIIIAALKAAEDNGDAEEEIKVQCVGAPRYRITVKSTDYILAEKALKAAADRCIAVVEESNGNGSFLRELDNN; this is translated from the coding sequence ATGGTAAGAAAAAGTCAAGAATGGCCTGATGAAGGAGAACTTATTGTTGGTACCGTTTACAAAGTTCTTAATTATGGGGCTTTTGCTAAATTAGAAGAATATCAGGGCAAAGAAGCTTTTATTCACATTTCTGAAGTATCTTCTGGTTGGGTTAAAAATATCAGAGATCATGTGAGGGAAAATCAAAAAATCGTTTGTCGTGTTCTCAGAGTAAATCCTAAAAAGGGGCATGTTGATGCTTCCTTAAAAAGAATCCGTGAAGACCAAAGAACTAAAAAAATCCAACATTGGAAAATTGAACAAAAAGCTGAGAAATTCTTAGAATTATCTGCAAAATCATTAGATAAAACTTTAGATGAGGCTTATGATGAAGTAGGTTATGAGCTTATGGATATCTTCGGTGATGTTTATGGCGCTTTTGAAACCGCTTCTGATGAAGGTGCTGAATCTCTTACCGAAGAAGGCATCCCTCAAGAATGGGCAGATGCTATTACCGAAGTGGCTAAGAAGAACATCACTCCTCCGGAAGTTCACATCAGCGGGTATGTTGATATTGAAACTTTTGTTCCGAATGGTGTTGAAATCATTATTGCTGCTCTTAAAGCTGCTGAAGATAACGGTGATGCTGAAGAAGAGATTAAAGTCCAATGCGTTGGTGCACCAAGATACAGAATCACAGTCAAATCAACTGATTATATATTAGCTGAAAAAGCTCTTAAGGCAGCAGCTGATAGGTGTATTGCAGTTGTTGAGGAATCTAATGGTAATGGTTCTTTTCTAAGAGAGTTAGATAATAATTAG
- a CDS encoding 30S ribosomal protein S27e, whose amino-acid sequence MVSKGRGNFLKVKCLDCDNEQVIFDRAASDVKCIICGKTLVKSRGAKAKITAHIEKVLN is encoded by the coding sequence ATGGTTAGTAAAGGTAGAGGAAACTTTTTAAAAGTTAAATGTTTAGATTGTGATAATGAACAAGTGATTTTTGATCGTGCAGCATCTGATGTTAAATGTATCATCTGTGGTAAAACACTCGTTAAATCTCGTGGTGCAAAAGCTAAAATCACAGCACACATTGAAAAAGTTTTAAACTAG
- a CDS encoding 50S ribosomal protein L44e — MKIPKEKRTYCPHCKRHTVHEVHTAKKRKASELTWGQRQFRRVTAGYRGYPRPLPAGNKPVKKLDLRLKCKECGKSHIKQSFRTGKPEFVSK; from the coding sequence ATGAAAATACCAAAAGAAAAAAGAACATACTGTCCTCACTGTAAAAGACACACAGTTCACGAAGTACATACTGCAAAGAAAAGAAAAGCAAGTGAATTGACCTGGGGACAAAGACAATTTAGACGTGTAACTGCTGGATATAGAGGTTACCCAAGACCTTTACCTGCTGGAAATAAACCAGTTAAAAAATTAGATTTAAGACTTAAATGTAAAGAATGTGGTAAATCTCACATCAAACAATCTTTCAGAACAGGAAAACCTGAATTCGTATCTAAATAG
- the pcn gene encoding proliferating cell nuclear antigen (pcna) gives MFKAELSDSSILKTSFDAISSIVDEVQIQTDSEGMRLDALDRSHITFVHLELKASLFDEYICDVPEKINIDTDEFMRVLKRAKSQDRVLMTVDEGNFIITFEGDATRTFKIRLIDMEYDNPVPPQINHPTTFKVRFSILKDCINDIDIFSDKIALQVDEDYFIASADGEFGDASIKYLHGENIQEHAKSLFSLDKIREMLKADKFSEEAEISLGTDMPLSLTLNMVTGDGKLSFLLAPRLETDE, from the coding sequence ATGTTTAAAGCAGAATTAAGTGATTCTAGTATACTAAAAACCAGTTTTGATGCTATTTCATCTATTGTTGATGAAGTACAAATTCAAACTGATAGTGAGGGCATGAGATTAGATGCCTTAGACCGTAGTCACATAACTTTCGTACATTTAGAGCTTAAAGCTAGCTTATTTGATGAATATATTTGTGATGTTCCTGAAAAAATTAATATTGATACTGATGAATTTATGAGAGTTCTCAAAAGGGCAAAATCTCAAGACAGAGTATTGATGACCGTTGATGAAGGTAATTTCATTATTACATTTGAAGGAGATGCTACTAGAACTTTCAAAATAAGATTAATTGATATGGAATATGATAATCCTGTTCCTCCTCAAATTAATCATCCAACCACATTCAAAGTTCGTTTCTCAATCTTAAAAGATTGTATCAATGATATTGACATATTTTCAGACAAAATCGCTTTGCAAGTTGATGAAGATTACTTCATCGCATCTGCTGATGGTGAGTTTGGTGATGCAAGCATCAAATATCTCCACGGTGAAAATATTCAAGAGCATGCAAAATCTTTATTCTCATTAGATAAGATTAGGGAAATGCTTAAAGCAGATAAATTTTCAGAGGAAGCTGAAATTAGTTTAGGTACTGACATGCCATTAAGTCTAACCCTTAATATGGTTACTGGCGACGGTAAGCTCAGTTTCTTGCTTGCTCCTAGATTAGAAACAGATGAATAA
- the trpA gene encoding tryptophan synthase subunit alpha: protein MSKIANAFKDGTAFIGFLTAGDPTIDKTVEYILTMEEAGCDLIEIGIPFSDPMAEGVVIQDANVRALKHNTTTDDVFDIVARVREKTDIPLVFLTYINPVFFYGYEKFFERCAELGIDGIISPDLPYEEKGEISEIAKSNGVDVISLIAPTSSERIKKIARDATGFIYVVSSLGVTGMRSEIKTDLKSILSDIREVTDLPLAVGFGINTPEQASDISKIADGVIVGSAIVKIIEEHGENASEALKEYVSSMKNACL, encoded by the coding sequence ATGAGTAAAATTGCTAATGCTTTTAAGGATGGAACAGCATTTATAGGATTTTTGACTGCAGGAGACCCTACAATAGACAAAACCGTAGAATACATTCTGACCATGGAAGAGGCAGGATGCGATTTGATTGAGATAGGCATTCCGTTTTCAGATCCTATGGCTGAAGGAGTCGTAATTCAGGATGCTAACGTAAGGGCTTTAAAGCACAATACAACTACTGACGATGTGTTTGACATTGTGGCAAGAGTCCGAGAAAAGACAGATATCCCCTTAGTGTTTTTAACTTATATCAATCCTGTGTTCTTTTACGGATATGAGAAATTCTTTGAAAGATGCGCGGAATTGGGAATTGATGGAATCATATCTCCCGATTTGCCTTATGAAGAAAAAGGCGAAATTTCAGAAATTGCCAAATCCAATGGTGTTGACGTAATCTCTTTAATCGCTCCAACTTCAAGTGAGAGAATCAAAAAGATAGCCCGTGATGCAACAGGTTTCATTTATGTAGTTTCTTCACTGGGGGTTACCGGAATGCGTTCTGAAATAAAAACAGATTTGAAATCAATCTTATCAGACATTCGTGAAGTCACTGATTTGCCGTTGGCAGTTGGTTTTGGTATCAATACTCCAGAGCAGGCTTCGGATATTTCCAAAATCGCTGACGGGGTCATTGTTGGCAGCGCCATTGTTAAAATAATTGAAGAGCATGGTGAAAACGCTAGCGAGGCCTTAAAAGAATATGTTTCAAGCATGAAAAATGCATGCTTGTAG
- the trpB gene encoding tryptophan synthase subunit beta translates to MNNGRYGEYGGQYISETLMNELLYLEEQYNHYMNDPEFVEELNTLLKEYAGRPSLLYYAKRMTEDLGGAKIYLKREDLNHTGAHKINNVLGQVLLAKKMGKTRVIAETGAGQHGVATATAAALLDMECEVFMGEVDTKRQALNVYRMELLGAKVHTVKSGTKTLKDAVNDAFRDWIARVHDTNYVIGSTMGPHPFPMIVRDFQAVISAEAREQFLEKEGKLPDAVIACVGGGSNAMGAFYNFIDDEDVKLIGCEAGGKGVDTPYNAAALTNGKIGIFHGMKSIFNQGDYGQIAPVYSVSAGLDYPGVGPEHAYLRDIGRAEYVPVNDEEAVEAFEYLSKMEGIIPAIESAHAVAYAMKLAPEMDKDEIIMICLSGRGDKDVRSIAEYRGVDLNE, encoded by the coding sequence TTGAATAACGGGAGATATGGTGAATATGGTGGCCAGTACATATCTGAAACATTAATGAATGAGCTGCTCTATTTGGAAGAGCAATACAATCATTATATGAATGATCCTGAGTTTGTAGAAGAGCTCAATACACTATTGAAAGAGTATGCTGGAAGGCCATCCTTATTGTATTATGCTAAAAGAATGACAGAAGACCTTGGCGGGGCTAAAATATATTTGAAGCGTGAAGATTTAAATCACACGGGAGCTCACAAAATCAACAATGTTTTAGGCCAGGTTTTGCTTGCTAAAAAAATGGGAAAAACAAGAGTAATTGCCGAAACAGGTGCGGGACAACACGGAGTTGCAACTGCTACTGCTGCAGCGCTTTTGGACATGGAATGTGAAGTGTTCATGGGAGAAGTTGATACCAAAAGGCAGGCATTGAATGTTTATAGGATGGAATTGCTGGGCGCTAAAGTCCACACTGTAAAATCAGGAACTAAGACATTAAAGGATGCGGTAAATGATGCTTTCAGAGATTGGATTGCGCGCGTTCATGATACCAATTATGTAATCGGTTCCACAATGGGACCTCATCCGTTCCCGATGATTGTCCGTGATTTCCAGGCGGTCATCAGTGCAGAAGCACGTGAACAGTTCCTTGAAAAAGAGGGAAAATTGCCTGATGCAGTCATTGCCTGTGTTGGAGGGGGAAGTAATGCAATGGGTGCATTCTATAACTTCATTGATGATGAAGATGTTAAATTAATAGGTTGTGAAGCCGGAGGAAAAGGTGTGGATACACCATATAATGCGGCTGCATTGACAAACGGTAAAATCGGAATATTCCATGGAATGAAATCAATCTTCAATCAAGGTGATTACGGCCAGATTGCACCGGTTTATTCCGTTTCAGCAGGCCTGGACTATCCTGGTGTAGGTCCGGAACATGCATATTTAAGGGATATTGGAAGGGCAGAATATGTCCCGGTAAACGATGAGGAGGCTGTTGAAGCATTTGAATACTTGTCAAAGATGGAAGGAATCATACCCGCTATCGAAAGTGCACATGCCGTTGCTTATGCGATGAAATTGGCTCCGGAAATGGATAAGGATGAGATTATAATGATATGTCTTTCCGGAAGGGGAGACAAGGATGTCAGATCAATTGCAGAATACAGGGGAGTTGATTTAAATGAGTAA